From Desulfatibacillum aliphaticivorans DSM 15576, the proteins below share one genomic window:
- a CDS encoding MFS transporter, whose translation MARKIFITLFFSIFTSVTGVGIVVPLLPVYANNLGASGFMVGMIFGSFSLSRILFLPYFGKRSDMIGRKPFITIGLFAYSLVSIAFMFSHGVTQLVVIRFIQGIASAMILPVCQAYIGEIAPQGREGFFMGLFNISMYSSLSLGPILGGVVNDHFGLQTAFACMGVLSLLAFFMAQHFLPPVKEEPRQERGREPVTYRILAKNAGIMGAVLLRTTYTFCIGAIWGFLPVYADAHFNLSSSAIGFLIMLGVLTSGVLTTPMGWLADRVDKRLLCVIGSVMISVAVYSFTFADGFWHLFASNMAFGIGGGIMAPALTAICVIEGHKERAMGSVMALLTIGHSLGMLAGSVATGVLMDMFSLSAAFTASAVLAILGTVVFIWTAIKDSKQKAG comes from the coding sequence ATGGCCCGGAAAATTTTTATAACCCTGTTCTTTAGTATTTTTACGTCCGTAACAGGGGTGGGAATCGTCGTGCCCCTTTTGCCGGTCTACGCCAACAACCTGGGCGCGTCCGGCTTTATGGTGGGCATGATTTTCGGTTCATTCTCGCTCTCCCGAATTCTGTTCCTGCCTTATTTCGGCAAGCGCTCGGACATGATTGGCCGCAAGCCCTTCATCACCATAGGCTTGTTCGCATACTCCCTGGTATCCATAGCCTTCATGTTTTCCCACGGCGTGACCCAACTGGTGGTCATCCGTTTTATCCAGGGCATTGCCTCGGCCATGATTCTTCCCGTATGCCAGGCCTACATTGGAGAGATCGCCCCCCAGGGCCGGGAAGGCTTTTTCATGGGCTTGTTCAATATCTCCATGTACAGCAGCCTGTCTTTGGGCCCCATACTGGGCGGGGTGGTGAACGATCACTTCGGCCTGCAAACCGCCTTTGCATGCATGGGCGTATTGTCGTTGCTGGCTTTTTTCATGGCCCAGCACTTCCTGCCTCCGGTCAAGGAGGAGCCCCGCCAGGAAAGGGGCAGGGAGCCCGTGACGTACCGGATTCTGGCGAAAAACGCCGGCATCATGGGCGCGGTCCTGTTAAGGACCACATACACCTTTTGCATCGGCGCCATTTGGGGCTTTTTGCCGGTGTACGCCGATGCGCATTTTAATCTGTCGTCCAGCGCCATCGGATTCCTGATCATGCTGGGCGTTTTAACCTCCGGGGTGCTTACCACGCCCATGGGGTGGCTGGCCGACCGGGTGGATAAACGGTTGTTATGCGTGATTGGAAGCGTTATGATTTCTGTTGCGGTCTATTCCTTCACCTTCGCGGACGGATTTTGGCATCTGTTCGCCAGCAACATGGCCTTTGGAATCGGCGGCGGCATTATGGCGCCCGCCCTCACCGCCATTTGCGTCATCGAAGGGCATAAGGAAAGAGCCATGGGCTCGGTCATGGCCTTGCTCACCATCGGGCACAGCCTGGGCATGCTTGCGGGCTCCGTGGCGACGGGCGTGCTGATGGACATGTTCTCCCTGTCCGCGGCCTTTACGGCAAGCGCGGTCTTGGCGATTTTGGGAACCGTGGTTTTTATATGGACGGCGATTAAGGACAGCAAGCAAAAGGCTGGTTAA
- a CDS encoding HDOD domain-containing protein translates to MQIEGNFSKPGSLPHLIDTLSQTKRTGVLRFSDNSQTVIIFFKDGQAVYASGPKSQARLGLLLKKRGLISEDNLRMAVTHARQKKVILGQALVDKHLIEPKDLHTEIKALTDRTLEELLHWRSGSFAYEDAPVSLESFYPAKQSVDANRMKKRIANSVRVLPPMPSVIQKAQKVMADPNSSLRRLGEILEKDQGIAARILRLVNSPYYGLTCKVASIERAIVVLGRKTLSEIISMASMSVFANRDYMGYGFTGEEMWWHTIAVGMGAKIIAEKVSPGLAEDAFAAGLIHDAGKLVLDKFVLEEKAEFDRMIANKQLSYEVEKELLGWNHAEIASQICSSWKVPDHMTEAVMHHHKPGNTEHKTLASIVHLADAMAHVCAADLGMPANPYKIDRNAVQLLGLETLEMNHIMNNIQEAVEKARETIQA, encoded by the coding sequence ATGCAGATTGAAGGAAATTTCTCCAAGCCGGGATCTCTTCCGCATCTTATAGATACTCTGTCCCAGACAAAACGAACCGGCGTGTTGCGGTTTTCCGACAACTCCCAGACCGTGATTATATTTTTCAAGGACGGACAGGCGGTTTACGCCTCCGGCCCCAAATCCCAGGCAAGGCTAGGTTTGCTTTTGAAAAAACGGGGCCTGATCTCCGAGGACAACCTCAGGATGGCCGTGACTCACGCCAGGCAAAAGAAGGTCATCTTAGGCCAGGCCCTGGTGGACAAGCATTTGATTGAACCCAAGGATCTGCATACGGAAATAAAGGCTCTGACAGACAGAACCCTGGAAGAGTTGCTCCATTGGAGATCTGGCAGCTTTGCCTATGAGGACGCCCCGGTTTCTCTGGAGTCTTTCTACCCCGCCAAACAGTCCGTGGATGCGAATCGGATGAAAAAGCGCATCGCCAACAGCGTGCGGGTGCTCCCCCCCATGCCGTCGGTCATCCAAAAGGCCCAAAAGGTCATGGCCGATCCCAATTCCAGCCTGCGGCGCCTGGGGGAAATCCTGGAAAAGGACCAGGGCATCGCCGCCCGGATTCTCAGGCTGGTCAACTCTCCGTATTACGGCCTGACGTGCAAGGTCGCCTCCATCGAAAGGGCCATTGTGGTTCTGGGCCGCAAAACCTTGTCAGAGATTATCTCCATGGCATCCATGTCAGTGTTCGCAAACAGAGACTATATGGGATACGGATTCACGGGCGAGGAAATGTGGTGGCACACCATCGCCGTGGGCATGGGCGCTAAGATCATCGCCGAAAAAGTCAGCCCGGGTCTGGCTGAAGACGCCTTTGCGGCGGGCCTGATTCATGACGCCGGCAAGCTGGTCCTGGACAAATTCGTCCTGGAGGAAAAAGCGGAGTTCGACCGCATGATTGCTAACAAGCAACTCTCCTATGAAGTGGAAAAGGAATTGCTTGGCTGGAACCATGCGGAAATCGCCTCCCAGATTTGCAGTTCCTGGAAGGTCCCCGACCATATGACCGAAGCGGTCATGCACCATCACAAGCCGGGAAACACGGAACACAAAACCTTGGCTTCCATTGTTCATTTGGCGGACGCCATGGCCCACGTCTGCGCGGCGGACTTGGGGATGCCGGCCAATCCCTATAAAATCGACCGGAACGCCGTCCAACTCCTGGGCTTGGAAACCCTGGAAATGAACCACATCATGAACAATATCCAGGAAGCCGTTGAAAAAGCCAGGGAAACCATCCAGGCGTAG
- a CDS encoding iron-sulfur cluster assembly scaffold protein: protein MGSDILQNYDAEAVKEMLQSSGYSDKAIQYYVERKGMGKLEEANQITELTGPCGDTMKVFLKIEDDKIQDAKIQVLGCPGAISSAMVAMDMAKGKTLEEAKTITEGVIFKELENIPDQKQHCIQLTVKTLQNAIEEYQKGNNHKEG, encoded by the coding sequence ATGGGAAGCGACATTTTACAAAACTATGATGCAGAAGCTGTAAAGGAAATGCTGCAGTCTTCAGGCTACTCAGATAAAGCCATTCAGTATTACGTAGAACGCAAGGGCATGGGCAAGCTGGAGGAAGCAAACCAGATTACCGAACTGACCGGCCCCTGCGGCGACACCATGAAGGTTTTCCTCAAGATCGAAGACGATAAGATCCAGGACGCCAAGATTCAGGTGCTGGGATGCCCCGGCGCCATCTCGTCCGCCATGGTGGCCATGGACATGGCCAAGGGTAAAACCCTGGAGGAAGCCAAAACCATTACGGAAGGCGTGATTTTCAAGGAACTGGAAAACATTCCGGATCAGAAGCAGCACTGCATTCAGTTGACCGTGAAAACGCTTCAGAACGCCATTGAAGAATACCAGAAGGGCAATAATCATAAGGAGGGATGA
- a CDS encoding metal ABC transporter ATP-binding protein: MSINYDIELDGVTFGYTRQPVLNNVRLQVEKGEFASIVGPNGGGKTTLLKLMLGLLKPDAGSITVLGATPEKARLKIGYMPQYSHLDPQFPVTVMDVVLMGRMRKGAMLRHSKKDKDAAMECLDEVQLSHVARNMYSALSGGQKQRVLIARALACKPELLLLDEPTSNVDPEVQQSLFDMLQKLNEKMTILLVSHDLGFVSQVVKSVICVSRELVVHPTSELDGTLIKEIYGGDCRLVRHDHRCAEGGHCHD; the protein is encoded by the coding sequence ATGAGCATCAACTACGACATCGAGTTAGATGGCGTAACATTTGGATATACCCGCCAGCCGGTGTTGAACAACGTGCGCTTGCAGGTGGAAAAAGGCGAGTTCGCCAGCATTGTGGGGCCCAACGGAGGCGGAAAAACCACCTTGCTGAAACTCATGCTGGGACTGCTGAAACCGGACGCCGGCTCCATTACCGTGCTGGGGGCGACGCCCGAAAAGGCCCGGCTGAAAATCGGCTACATGCCTCAATACTCCCACCTGGACCCCCAATTTCCTGTGACCGTCATGGACGTGGTGCTCATGGGGCGTATGCGCAAGGGCGCCATGCTCCGGCATTCAAAAAAAGACAAGGACGCTGCCATGGAATGCCTGGACGAGGTCCAGTTAAGCCACGTGGCCCGCAATATGTACAGCGCCCTTTCCGGCGGCCAAAAGCAGCGGGTGCTTATCGCCCGGGCCCTGGCATGCAAGCCGGAGCTGCTCTTGCTGGACGAGCCCACCTCCAACGTGGACCCGGAAGTGCAGCAAAGCCTTTTTGACATGCTTCAAAAATTGAACGAAAAAATGACCATCCTCCTGGTATCCCACGACTTGGGCTTCGTCTCCCAGGTGGTGAAAAGCGTAATCTGCGTCAGCCGGGAGCTGGTGGTGCATCCCACCAGCGAACTGGACGGCACCCTGATCAAGGAAATCTACGGCGGAGACTGCCGCCTGGTCAGGCACGACCACCGGTGCGCCGAGGGAGGGCATTGCCATGATTGA
- a CDS encoding metal ABC transporter permease — protein sequence MIEFIQALMNPDNVFLRLAFIVGGLASVPFGIMGAYVVTRRISYLAGAISHCVFGGIGLGLYLQNKVGLQWFDPMYGAVGAALLAAVIIGAVSLYAKQREDTVIGALWAVGMASGLLFVDITPGYFDISSYLFGDILLISTQDVWMVLGLNVLVVGLSLWFYNRLLAVCFDEEFSALRGIPVGAVYMLLLCLTALTVVLLVRVVGIVMVIALLTIPAAVASQFAKRLWQTMVMAVFFCLAFTWTGLGVSYHFSLSSGPTIIVIAGLTYLAVVSGARFVGKRS from the coding sequence ATGATTGAGTTCATCCAGGCCTTGATGAACCCGGACAATGTCTTTCTGCGTCTCGCCTTTATCGTAGGCGGACTGGCCAGCGTGCCTTTCGGCATCATGGGCGCCTACGTGGTCACCCGAAGAATCAGCTATCTGGCCGGCGCCATTTCCCACTGCGTGTTCGGAGGCATCGGCCTGGGCCTGTACCTCCAAAACAAGGTGGGCTTGCAATGGTTCGATCCCATGTACGGCGCCGTGGGAGCGGCTTTGCTGGCCGCGGTGATCATCGGCGCGGTTTCCTTGTACGCTAAACAGCGGGAGGACACGGTAATCGGCGCCTTGTGGGCCGTGGGCATGGCCTCCGGCCTTCTTTTTGTGGACATTACGCCGGGATATTTTGACATCTCCAGCTATCTTTTCGGAGACATCCTTCTCATCTCCACCCAGGACGTGTGGATGGTCCTGGGTTTGAACGTCCTGGTGGTGGGCTTATCCCTGTGGTTCTACAACAGGCTCCTGGCCGTATGCTTTGACGAGGAGTTCTCCGCCCTCAGAGGCATTCCCGTAGGCGCGGTGTATATGCTCCTGCTGTGCCTGACCGCCCTGACCGTTGTGCTTCTGGTGCGGGTGGTGGGCATTGTCATGGTGATTGCGCTTTTGACCATCCCGGCCGCCGTGGCCAGCCAGTTCGCCAAACGCTTGTGGCAGACCATGGTCATGGCCGTATTCTTTTGCCTGGCGTTCACCTGGACCGGCCTGGGCGTGAGCTATCATTTCAGCCTGTCCAGCGGTCCCACGATCATCGTGATTGCCGGCCTGACCTATCTGGCGGTGGTTTCCGGCGCACGGTTTGTCGGAAAAAGAAGTTAA
- a CDS encoding FmdB family zinc ribbon protein, giving the protein MPVFEFQCQDCGSQFELLIFNSDEKPKCGSCGSQNLTKLLSAHSSFSGASTGAMPGAGDTACCGSTPGHAGCAGPGSCCGKA; this is encoded by the coding sequence ATGCCGGTTTTTGAGTTCCAATGCCAGGATTGCGGCAGCCAGTTTGAATTATTGATTTTTAATTCGGATGAAAAGCCAAAATGCGGAAGCTGCGGAAGTCAGAACCTGACAAAGCTCCTCTCCGCCCATTCCAGCTTTTCCGGCGCATCCACGGGCGCCATGCCCGGCGCCGGAGACACCGCATGCTGCGGATCAACTCCCGGCCACGCCGGCTGCGCAGGCCCCGGAAGCTGCTGCGGCAAAGCCTGA
- a CDS encoding phosphomannomutase/phosphoglucomutase — MNPQMFREYDIRGIAGEDLTEENVYNLGRAIGTLLIRKGNRKIVLGRDCRVSSPSLSARAAQGLMDAGCDLLDIGVCPTPLLSFAIHHLNAEGGVMVTASHNPPEYNGFKLSSGTDSIHGQEIRSLLTLLDSGDFESGEGSIQDVEVKPAYQEYAANNITISKPLKVGVDAGNGTAGVIAVPLLKALGCEVHDIYCDMDGAFPNHEPDPTVMANMEDLAALVRDKGLDLGIGFDGDGDRIGVVDETGAMIFGDQLMTLFAREILTRKPGAVFISEVKCSQTMYDDINKRGGKAIMWKTGHSLIRAKMKEEKAELAGEMSGHMFFADRYLGFDDASYAACRLLEILADSGGKMSDLLSDLPKTYNTPEIRVECPEDVKFGVVGKVTEYFRSRHEVIDIDGARIIFEDGWGLVRASNTQPVLVLRFEALSQERLAEIREYVESVVAEIRG; from the coding sequence ATGAATCCGCAAATGTTCAGGGAATACGATATTCGAGGAATTGCAGGCGAAGATCTTACAGAGGAAAACGTTTACAATCTGGGCAGGGCCATTGGGACCTTGTTAATCCGCAAGGGAAACCGCAAAATCGTACTGGGCCGAGATTGCCGCGTCTCCTCGCCCTCTTTGTCGGCGCGCGCCGCCCAGGGGCTTATGGACGCAGGCTGCGATCTGCTGGATATCGGCGTGTGCCCCACGCCTTTGCTCAGCTTCGCCATTCATCACCTGAACGCGGAAGGCGGAGTCATGGTCACGGCCAGCCACAATCCGCCGGAATATAATGGTTTCAAGTTGAGCAGCGGTACGGATTCCATCCACGGCCAGGAGATCCGCAGCCTTTTGACTTTGCTGGATAGCGGGGATTTCGAGTCCGGCGAAGGATCCATCCAAGACGTGGAAGTCAAGCCGGCGTATCAGGAATATGCGGCCAACAACATTACCATATCCAAGCCCTTGAAAGTGGGCGTGGACGCAGGCAACGGCACGGCCGGCGTGATCGCCGTTCCCCTGCTGAAAGCTCTGGGCTGCGAAGTGCACGATATATACTGCGATATGGACGGCGCCTTTCCCAACCACGAGCCCGACCCCACGGTCATGGCCAACATGGAGGATCTGGCCGCCCTGGTCCGGGATAAGGGCTTGGACCTGGGCATCGGCTTTGACGGAGACGGAGACCGCATCGGTGTGGTGGACGAAACCGGCGCCATGATTTTCGGCGACCAATTGATGACCCTTTTCGCCCGGGAAATCCTCACCCGCAAGCCCGGCGCCGTATTCATCTCCGAGGTCAAGTGCTCCCAGACCATGTACGACGACATCAACAAGCGCGGCGGCAAAGCCATTATGTGGAAAACCGGCCACTCCCTGATTCGCGCCAAGATGAAAGAGGAAAAGGCTGAGCTTGCCGGCGAAATGAGCGGGCACATGTTTTTCGCCGACAGGTACCTGGGCTTTGACGACGCCTCTTACGCCGCCTGCAGGCTTTTGGAAATCCTGGCCGACTCCGGCGGAAAAATGTCCGACCTTCTTTCCGATTTGCCCAAGACCTATAACACCCCGGAAATACGTGTTGAATGCCCCGAGGACGTCAAGTTCGGCGTGGTGGGGAAAGTCACGGAATATTTCCGTTCCCGTCATGAGGTCATTGATATTGACGGAGCGCGTATTATATTTGAGGACGGCTGGGGACTTGTGAGAGCTTCCAACACCCAGCCGGTTTTGGTTTTGCGCTTCGAGGCCTTGTCCCAAGAGCGCCTGGCTGAAATCAGAGAGTACGTGGAATCCGTGGTGGCCGAAATCCGAGGATAA